A portion of the Tiliqua scincoides isolate rTilSci1 chromosome 3, rTilSci1.hap2, whole genome shotgun sequence genome contains these proteins:
- the PBLD gene encoding phenazine biosynthesis-like domain-containing protein gives MRFPLFIVDAFTDQPFRGNPAAICLLEDELEEVWYQKIAAEMNLSETAFIRKLHPTDDFTKSSHFGLRWFTPTNEVPLCGHATLASAAVLFHKKKNMNSALTFKTLSGELKARQGGDHIILDFPAYLTYQQDIQEIEELIKRAVGNMKVQDVQYSPDTKKLLVCLSDVYERSDLEKLKVNAQELLLAEKTGKVKGLIVTLKGKCENYDFYSRYFAPWNGVSEDPVTGSAHTVLSTYWAQHLGKNKMCAFQCSVRGGELKILLRDDGRVDIGGQTVIVSEGFLTI, from the exons atgcgaTTTCCTCTTTTCATAGTTGATGCCTTTACAGATCAACCATTTCGTGGCAATCCTGCTGCTATTTGTCTTCTTGAAGAT GAGCTGGAAGAAGTATGGTACCAAAAAATTGCAGCCGAAATGAACCTCTCGGAGACAGCATTCATCAGAAAGCTGCATCCTACTGATGACTTTACCAAAA GTTCTCATTTTGGATTAAGGTGGTTTACACCAACAAATGAGGTCCCTCTCTGTGGTCATGCTACCCTGGCATCAGCTGCTGTGCTGTTCCACAAGAAGA aaaacatgaATTCGGCCCTCACTTTCAAAACTCTGAGTGGAGAATTAAAAGCCAGACAAGGAGGAGATCATATTATCCTGGACTTTCCCGCTTACTTGACCTATCAACAG GATATTCAAGAAATAGAAGAATTAATTAAG CGAGCAGTAGGTAATATGAAAGTTCAAGATGTTCAATATTCTCCCGACACAAAGAAGCTCCTTGTCTGTCTCAGTGATGTCTATGAAAG GTCTGATTTGGAGAAACTAAAGGTGAATGCCCAAGAACTTTTACTTGCTGAGAAGACTGGAAAAGTCAAAGGATTAATAGTGACACTTAAGGGAAAATGTGAAAACTATGACTTTTACTCTCGCTATTTTGCACCATGGAATGGAGTTTCAGAAGATCCTGTCACAG GATCTGCTCATACTGTTTTAAGTACTTATTGGGCACAACACCTGGGAAAGAACAAAATGTGCG CATTTCAGTGTTCTGTTCGTGGAGGAGAGTTGAAGATTCTGCTCCGGGATGATGGAAGAGTAGACATTGGTGGGCAGACAGTTATTGTCTCAGAAGGTTTTTTGACCATTTAA
- the HNRNPH3 gene encoding heterogeneous nuclear ribonucleoprotein H3 isoform X2, with protein sequence MDWAGKHNGPNDSSSDGTVRLRGLPFGCSKEEIVQFFQGLEIVPNGITLTLDYQGRSTGEAFVQFASKEIAEKALGKHKERIGHRYIEIFKSSKSEIRGFYDPPRRMMGQRPGPYDRPMGGRGGYYGAGRGRYGGFDDYGGYNNYGYGNDGYDDRMRDGRGMGGHGYGGAGDASSGFHGGHFVHMRGLPFRATENDIANFFSPLTPIRVHIDIGADGRATGEADVEFVTHEDAVAAMSKDKNHMQHRYIELFLNSTAGGGSGMGGYGRDGMDQGGYGSVGRMGMGSSYSGGYGTPDGLGGYGRGSGNSGGYYGQGNMGGGGWRGMY encoded by the exons ATGGACTGGGCTGGGAAACATAATGGTCCAAATGATTCATCTAGTGATGGAACAGTACGATTGCGTGGTCTGCCATTTGGCTGCAGCAAGGAGGAGATCGTTCAGTTCTTTCAAG GGTTGGAAATCGTGCCAAATGGGATAACATTGACGCTGGACTACCAGGGGAGAAGCACAGGGGAGGCCTTCGTGCAGTTTGCTTCAAAGGAGATAGCAGAAAAAGCTCTGGGGAAACACAAGGAAAGAATAGGGCACAG ATATATTGAGATCTTCAAAAGTAGTAAGAGTGAAATCCGAGGATTCTATGACCCACCACGAAGAATGATGGGACAGCGACCTGGACCATATGATAGACCAATGGGAGGAAGAGGGGGTTATTATGGAGCTGGGCGTGGAA GATATGGTGGCTTTGATGACTATGGTGGATATAACAATTATGGCTATGGAAATGATGGCTATGATGACAGAATGAGAGATGGTAGAG gaaTGGGAGGCCATGGTTATGGTGGAGCAGGAGATGCAAGCTCAGGTTTTCACGGTGGTCACTTTGTTCACATGAGAGGATTACCATTTCGAGCAACAGAAAATGATATTGCTAAC TTTTTCTCACCACTGACTCCTATAAGAGTTCACATTGATATTGGAGCGGATGGAAGAGCAACGGGAGAAGCTGATGTGGAATTTGTGACACATGAAGATGCAGTGGCTGCCATGTCTAAAGATAAAAATCATATGC agcATCGATACATTGAGCTGTTCCTGAATTCAACTGCTggaggaggttctggaatgggaGGCTATGGCAGAGATGGAATGG ATCAAGGTGGTTATGGTTCTGTTGGAAGAATGGGAATGGGCAGCAGTTACAGTGGAGGATATGGTAC
- the HNRNPH3 gene encoding heterogeneous nuclear ribonucleoprotein H3 isoform X1, which translates to MDWAGKHNGPNDSSSDGTVRLRGLPFGCSKEEIVQFFQGLEIVPNGITLTLDYQGRSTGEAFVQFASKEIAEKALGKHKERIGHRYIEIFKSSKSEIRGFYDPPRRMMGQRPGPYDRPMGGRGGYYGAGRGSMYDRMRRGGGGYDGGYGGFDDYGGYNNYGYGNDGYDDRMRDGRGMGGHGYGGAGDASSGFHGGHFVHMRGLPFRATENDIANFFSPLTPIRVHIDIGADGRATGEADVEFVTHEDAVAAMSKDKNHMQHRYIELFLNSTAGGGSGMGGYGRDGMDQGGYGSVGRMGMGSSYSGGYGTPDGLGGYGRGSGNSGGYYGQGNMGGGGWRGMY; encoded by the exons ATGGACTGGGCTGGGAAACATAATGGTCCAAATGATTCATCTAGTGATGGAACAGTACGATTGCGTGGTCTGCCATTTGGCTGCAGCAAGGAGGAGATCGTTCAGTTCTTTCAAG GGTTGGAAATCGTGCCAAATGGGATAACATTGACGCTGGACTACCAGGGGAGAAGCACAGGGGAGGCCTTCGTGCAGTTTGCTTCAAAGGAGATAGCAGAAAAAGCTCTGGGGAAACACAAGGAAAGAATAGGGCACAG ATATATTGAGATCTTCAAAAGTAGTAAGAGTGAAATCCGAGGATTCTATGACCCACCACGAAGAATGATGGGACAGCGACCTGGACCATATGATAGACCAATGGGAGGAAGAGGGGGTTATTATGGAGCTGGGCGTGGAAGTATGTATGACAGAATGCGTCGAGGAGGTGGTGGATATGACGGTG GATATGGTGGCTTTGATGACTATGGTGGATATAACAATTATGGCTATGGAAATGATGGCTATGATGACAGAATGAGAGATGGTAGAG gaaTGGGAGGCCATGGTTATGGTGGAGCAGGAGATGCAAGCTCAGGTTTTCACGGTGGTCACTTTGTTCACATGAGAGGATTACCATTTCGAGCAACAGAAAATGATATTGCTAAC TTTTTCTCACCACTGACTCCTATAAGAGTTCACATTGATATTGGAGCGGATGGAAGAGCAACGGGAGAAGCTGATGTGGAATTTGTGACACATGAAGATGCAGTGGCTGCCATGTCTAAAGATAAAAATCATATGC agcATCGATACATTGAGCTGTTCCTGAATTCAACTGCTggaggaggttctggaatgggaGGCTATGGCAGAGATGGAATGG ATCAAGGTGGTTATGGTTCTGTTGGAAGAATGGGAATGGGCAGCAGTTACAGTGGAGGATATGGTAC